The Scomber japonicus isolate fScoJap1 chromosome 13, fScoJap1.pri, whole genome shotgun sequence genome includes a window with the following:
- the kcnj1b gene encoding ATP-sensitive inward rectifier potassium channel 1b: MVSLSSSRMFQVLQGHIQPAGHRNRKTRLVTKDGRCNIEFGNIESSNHYAYLMDFWTTFVEIRWRFVFLLFVASFTGSWFIFSLLWYWIAKSNGDLTGQNRTAGHIQCIDNVNGLTTAFLYSLETQTTIGYGGRALTGHCAGAIALIIVQSLIGTFINCFMCGVILAKISLPKRRAKTVTFSDMAVICLKKGSLCLLIRVANLRKTLLIGSQIYGKLLRTTTTPDGDTIILDQIHIDFLVDAGKDNLFFVCPLTLYHVINRSSPFYELSADTLSLQDFELVVFLDGTAESTSSCCQVRTSYVPQEIHWGYSFLPIISRTKMGKYRVDFSNFSKRVRVTTPHCAHCFETDVDERNHNCQENHINQQKLGIDNLGFQVIDINDSMDITRM; this comes from the exons ATGGTCTCACTAAGCAG CTCCAGGATGTTCCAGGTGCTCCAGGGTCACATCCAGCCAGCTGGGCACCGAAACCGCAAAACCCGCCTGGTCACCAAAGACGGGCGTTGCAACATCGAATTCGGCAATATAGAGTCCAGTAACCACTATGCGTACCTGATGGACTTCTGGACCACCTTTGTGGAGATCCGCTGGCGGTTTGTTTTCCTGTTGTTTGTGGCTTCGTTCACAGGCAGCTGGTTCATCTTCAGCCTGCTGTGGTACTGGATCGCAAAGAGCAACGGGGATCTGACCGGTCAGAACCGCACAGCTGGACACATCCAGTGTATAGACAATGTTAACGGCCTCACGACGGCGTTCCTCTACTCCTTGGAGACCCAGACCACTATCGGGTACGGTGGGAGGGCGTTGACCGGGCACTGTGCTGGCGCTATAGCTCTAATTATCGTCCAGTCTCTCATTGGCACCTTCATCAACTGCTTCATGTGTGGGGTCATCTTGGCCAAGATCTCGTTACCCAAAAGAAGGGCAAAGACTGTCACCTTTAGCGACATGGCGGTCATCTGCTTGAAGAAAGGCAGTCTGTGTCTGCTCATCAGAGTGGCCAACCTTCGAAAGACGTTATTAATTGGCAGCCAGATCTACGGCAAGCTGCTCCGGACAACAACCACACCAGATGGAGACACCATCATTCTGGACCAGATACACATTGACTTCCTAGTTGACGCTGGCAAGGATAACTTATTTTTTGTTTGCCCCCTGACCCTTTACCACGTGATTAATAGATCGAGCCCATTCTACGAGCTGTCAGCTGACACTCTTTCACTACAGGACTTTGAGTTGGTGGTCTTTTTGGACGGGACAGCCGAGTCCACCAGCTCCTGCTGTCAGGTCCGAACCTCGTATGTCCCACAGGAGATTCACTGGGGATACAGCTTCCTGCCCATCATCTCCCGCACCAAGATGGGAAAGTATCGCGTGGATTTCTCAAACTTTTCCAAGAGGGTCCGTGTCACAACGCCACACTGCGCCCACTGCTTCGAGACAGACGTGGACGAGAGAAACCATAACTGTCAAGAAAATCACATTAACCAGCAGAAACTGGGGATCGATAACTTGGGGTTTCAGGTGATTGACATTAATGACTCTATGGACATCACTAGAATGTGA